In Verrucomicrobiia bacterium, the following are encoded in one genomic region:
- a CDS encoding FtsQ-type POTRA domain-containing protein, producing MWPFGKKNKSRRADPPRVLEVNRGGVRLRSDRLRTASKAMAFSMLALLGMFLLWRSWSWLMDQLIYNNPSFSIQTIDIQTDGVISPEQIRRWADLKVGQNLFALDLNRVKRDLELVPMIASVSVERVLPQTLRLRITEREPVAQVLQPMGPGVRDPVVFTLDASGYVMLPVTPGQRAVPWTATNQFLPVITGINYVELRPGKVVESPQVKAALRLITIFERSPMAGLVDLRWIDLTSPEVMVVHTGQGSRICFGMENLERQLWRWRAVHDYVQRQGRALASLDLSVANNVPYTTVDAAAVPPAPPKPAKTVRNTNRKKDV from the coding sequence ATGTGGCCCTTTGGAAAAAAGAACAAGAGCCGGCGGGCGGACCCCCCGCGCGTGCTGGAGGTGAACCGTGGCGGGGTGCGGTTGCGCTCGGATCGCCTGCGCACGGCCTCCAAAGCCATGGCCTTCTCCATGCTGGCCCTGCTGGGCATGTTTCTGCTCTGGCGAAGCTGGAGCTGGTTGATGGACCAGTTGATCTACAACAACCCCTCCTTCTCCATCCAGACGATCGACATCCAGACCGATGGCGTGATCTCGCCCGAACAAATCCGGCGCTGGGCGGATTTGAAGGTGGGCCAGAACCTTTTTGCGCTGGATCTGAACCGGGTGAAGCGTGACCTCGAGCTGGTGCCGATGATCGCGTCGGTCTCCGTCGAGCGGGTGCTGCCGCAAACGCTGCGCCTGCGCATCACCGAGCGCGAGCCGGTGGCCCAGGTCCTGCAGCCGATGGGCCCGGGGGTGCGCGATCCGGTGGTCTTCACCCTCGACGCCTCCGGCTATGTAATGCTGCCGGTGACCCCCGGCCAGCGGGCGGTGCCGTGGACGGCCACCAACCAGTTTCTGCCGGTCATCACCGGCATCAACTACGTCGAACTGCGCCCGGGCAAGGTGGTGGAATCGCCCCAGGTCAAGGCCGCGCTGCGGTTGATCACCATCTTTGAACGCTCGCCCATGGCCGGCTTGGTGGACCTGCGCTGGATTGATTTGACCAGCCCGGAAGTAATGGTGGTGCACACCGGGCAGGGAAGCCGGATTTGTTTCGGCATGGAGAATCTGGAACGGCAGCTCTGGCGATGGCGCGCCGTGCATGATTACGTGCAGCGCCAGGGCCGGGCGCTGGCGTCGCTCGATTTGTCCGTCGCCAACAACGTGCCCTACACCACTGTGGACGCTGCGGCCGTACCGCCTGCCCCCCCCAAACCGGCCAAGACCGTCCGCAACACCAACCGCAAAAAAGATGTCTAG
- the murC gene encoding UDP-N-acetylmuramate--L-alanine ligase encodes MNGYELDTWGVEELLRQAGSRLAVHLIGAGGCGMSGLGHLLLDLGCRVSGSDLQDNAETAGLRARGAVVHQGHAASHVTAAAPQLVVRSSAVPEDNPEWRQAREAGLPVTRRAPVLAALAHRQRPLCVAGMHGKTTTSAWLAYALEQLGAAPSYAVGWLTPQLTPHARFSQGRVNGQPPWFVLEADESDGTLLEFRPQAAILLNVDEDHLDYFQDFAAVRLEFQQFADQVRGGPLIYCLDDERLAALMKKRSDALTYGCHPLAHYRLEFIHCRPLPGPAGATPEPVACFEIWHQRRRLGEFSTRLLGAQNLSNAAAVIAMLHQLGYPAEDIARVLAGFRGAARRQQCLYRDERCAVYDDYGHHPNEIRLTLQAMRSLSPQRLLVAFQPHRYTRTQKLVEQFATCFQGADRLWLLPIYPASEPPIPGVDSEWLAQAIRAEGQAAEVVAGPELLAQQVRAALRPGDLALFIGAGADITVAAHRLAEQLRAENPGAASAAGSGGMAAPPGRPCCGRYR; translated from the coding sequence ATGAACGGTTACGAGTTGGACACGTGGGGGGTGGAAGAGCTGCTGCGCCAGGCCGGCAGCAGGCTGGCGGTGCATTTGATTGGCGCCGGCGGCTGTGGCATGAGCGGCCTGGGGCATCTGTTGCTGGACCTGGGCTGCCGCGTCAGCGGCTCGGATCTGCAGGACAATGCCGAGACGGCCGGTTTGCGCGCCCGCGGCGCCGTGGTGCATCAGGGACATGCGGCGTCCCATGTCACCGCGGCCGCGCCCCAACTGGTGGTGCGCAGTTCCGCCGTGCCCGAGGACAATCCGGAATGGCGCCAGGCACGGGAGGCGGGCCTGCCGGTGACCCGGCGCGCCCCGGTGCTGGCCGCGCTGGCGCATCGGCAGCGGCCCTTGTGCGTGGCCGGCATGCACGGCAAAACCACCACTTCCGCCTGGCTCGCGTATGCCCTGGAGCAACTGGGGGCGGCCCCCAGTTATGCCGTGGGCTGGCTCACGCCGCAGTTGACGCCCCATGCGCGGTTTTCCCAGGGCCGCGTGAACGGGCAGCCCCCCTGGTTCGTGCTGGAGGCCGATGAAAGCGACGGCACCCTCCTGGAATTCCGTCCCCAGGCGGCCATCCTGCTCAATGTGGACGAGGACCATCTGGATTATTTTCAGGACTTTGCCGCGGTGCGTCTTGAATTCCAGCAGTTTGCGGATCAAGTCCGCGGCGGCCCGCTGATTTATTGCCTGGATGACGAGCGGCTGGCGGCGCTGATGAAAAAACGGTCCGATGCCCTGACCTACGGCTGCCATCCGCTGGCCCATTACCGGCTGGAATTCATCCATTGCCGGCCTCTGCCCGGCCCGGCGGGGGCCACACCGGAGCCGGTGGCCTGCTTCGAAATCTGGCATCAACGGCGGCGGCTGGGTGAATTCTCCACGCGCCTGCTCGGCGCCCAGAATCTGAGCAATGCGGCGGCCGTCATCGCCATGCTTCATCAGTTGGGCTATCCGGCCGAGGACATCGCCCGCGTGCTGGCCGGTTTCCGCGGCGCCGCCCGGCGCCAACAGTGCCTCTATCGGGACGAGCGCTGCGCGGTGTATGACGATTACGGCCACCATCCCAACGAAATCCGGCTGACCTTGCAGGCCATGCGCTCGCTTTCGCCGCAACGCCTCTTGGTGGCCTTTCAGCCGCATCGCTACACCCGCACGCAAAAACTCGTGGAGCAATTTGCAACTTGTTTCCAGGGGGCGGACCGCCTCTGGCTGCTGCCCATTTACCCGGCCAGCGAGCCGCCCATCCCCGGCGTGGACAGTGAATGGCTGGCCCAGGCCATTCGCGCCGAAGGCCAGGCGGCGGAGGTTGTGGCGGGCCCGGAGCTTCTGGCCCAACAGGTGCGCGCGGCCCTGCGGCCGGGAGATTTGGCCTTGTTCATCGGCGCCGGGGCCGACATCACGGTGGCCGCGCACCGGCTGGCTGAACAATTGCGGGCGGAAAACCCGGGGGCCGCGAGCGCCGCAGGAAGCGGTGGGATGGCGGCGCCTCCGGGGCGGCCCTGTTGCGGACGTTATCGGTAA
- the murG gene encoding undecaprenyldiphospho-muramoylpentapeptide beta-N-acetylglucosaminyltransferase: MPESQPLVAIACGGTGGHLFPGLAVAEELQARGCGVWLLISPKEVDQQAVQGVRGMEIKVLPAVGLSGHRYLAFLHGFWRSYQQSRAWFQARPPQAVLAMGGFTSAPPVHAGRRLGAVTFLHESNTIPGRANRWLARFVQQAFVGFPSTVTRLKHPRVVHTGTPVRPQFQPMEPAAARRALGLRPEVPTLLVMGGSQGARPINELVLRDLDALQKALPGWQFVHLTGQRDEERVRQAYAARQLPALVRAFFSEMELALGAATLAISRAGASSLAEFAAMRVPAILIPYPAAADNHQYHNARALAEAGAAVLLEQSAATPARFLGEITRLANDESARRQMAEAVARWHHPDAATRIAEQMVTLMRTWNGAGSTVKPEHPAATAGKVLA, translated from the coding sequence ATGCCGGAGTCACAACCCCTGGTGGCGATTGCCTGCGGCGGCACGGGCGGTCATTTGTTTCCCGGCCTGGCCGTGGCGGAGGAGCTGCAGGCGCGCGGCTGCGGTGTGTGGCTGCTGATCTCTCCCAAAGAAGTGGATCAACAGGCCGTGCAGGGCGTGCGCGGCATGGAGATCAAGGTGCTCCCGGCGGTGGGCTTGAGCGGACATCGTTATCTGGCTTTCTTGCACGGTTTCTGGCGGTCTTATCAGCAGAGCCGCGCATGGTTTCAGGCGCGGCCACCGCAGGCCGTGCTGGCCATGGGCGGTTTCACCAGCGCTCCGCCGGTGCACGCCGGACGCCGGCTGGGAGCCGTCACCTTTTTGCACGAATCCAACACCATCCCCGGCCGGGCCAACCGCTGGCTGGCGCGGTTTGTGCAGCAGGCCTTTGTGGGCTTTCCGTCCACGGTGACGCGCCTCAAACATCCGCGCGTGGTGCACACGGGCACGCCGGTGCGCCCGCAATTCCAACCCATGGAGCCGGCCGCGGCGCGGCGGGCGCTGGGGTTGCGGCCGGAGGTGCCCACCCTGCTCGTCATGGGCGGCAGCCAGGGAGCGAGGCCCATTAATGAACTGGTGCTGCGCGATTTGGATGCCTTGCAAAAGGCGCTGCCCGGCTGGCAATTTGTGCATCTCACCGGTCAGCGGGACGAAGAGCGCGTCCGCCAGGCCTATGCCGCGCGTCAGCTACCGGCCCTGGTGCGGGCCTTTTTTTCGGAAATGGAGCTGGCCCTGGGGGCGGCCACCCTGGCCATCAGCCGCGCCGGCGCCTCCTCCTTGGCGGAGTTTGCGGCCATGCGGGTGCCGGCGATTTTAATTCCCTATCCGGCGGCGGCGGATAATCATCAATACCACAATGCGCGCGCGCTGGCCGAGGCTGGCGCGGCGGTGCTGCTGGAGCAGTCGGCGGCCACGCCGGCGCGTTTCCTGGGTGAAATTACGCGCCTGGCCAATGACGAATCGGCCCGAAGACAAATGGCCGAAGCGGTGGCGCGCTGGCATCATCCGGACGCAGCCACGCGCATCGCCGAGCAAATGGTGACATTGATGCGCACGTGGAATGGGGCGGGCAGCACGGTCAAGCCCGAGCACCCGGCGGCCACGGCGGGCAAGGTTTTGGCATGA
- a CDS encoding D-alanine--D-alanine ligase, which produces MRAHLHIAVFMGGPSAEREVSLRSGAAVARALRGLGHTVTEVDAQPGRWRLPPGTDVVFLALHGTYGEDGAVQEELERLGVPYTGCGPEASRVAFDKVLTKQRCQAAGVPTAPFVVVEHPAAPWPAGWTPPLVVKPVCQGSSVGLAFVDAPDQWPAALAQALQHDRRALVEPRLFGRETTVGLLDGQPLPVVEVRPKRGAYDYHNKYTAGATEYLCPAPLPPEVTARVQEAALGAFHAIGGRDYARVDIMVTENGQPMVLEINTLPGMTETSLLPKAAAAAGLDYAALCQRMVDLALRRADAAVAVRTNEV; this is translated from the coding sequence ATGCGAGCGCACCTCCATATTGCCGTGTTCATGGGCGGCCCCTCCGCCGAGCGCGAGGTTTCGTTGCGCTCCGGCGCGGCGGTGGCCCGTGCCTTGCGGGGGCTGGGACACACCGTCACCGAGGTGGACGCGCAGCCCGGCCGCTGGCGGCTGCCGCCGGGGACGGATGTCGTTTTTCTGGCGCTCCACGGCACCTATGGGGAGGATGGCGCGGTGCAGGAGGAGTTGGAGCGGCTGGGCGTGCCCTATACCGGCTGCGGTCCCGAGGCCAGCCGGGTGGCCTTTGACAAGGTGCTCACCAAGCAACGGTGCCAGGCGGCGGGTGTGCCCACCGCGCCCTTTGTCGTGGTGGAGCATCCGGCCGCCCCCTGGCCGGCCGGCTGGACGCCGCCGCTGGTGGTCAAGCCAGTCTGTCAGGGCTCCAGTGTGGGCCTGGCTTTTGTGGACGCGCCCGACCAATGGCCGGCCGCTCTGGCCCAGGCGCTGCAACACGACCGCCGCGCCCTTGTCGAACCGCGTTTGTTCGGGCGCGAAACCACAGTGGGCCTTCTGGACGGTCAGCCTTTGCCGGTGGTGGAGGTGCGCCCCAAACGTGGCGCTTATGATTACCATAATAAATACACCGCAGGGGCCACCGAGTATCTGTGCCCCGCGCCCCTGCCGCCCGAGGTGACCGCCCGCGTCCAAGAGGCGGCCCTGGGGGCATTTCATGCCATCGGCGGCCGCGATTATGCCCGGGTGGACATCATGGTGACGGAAAACGGCCAGCCCATGGTGCTGGAGATCAACACCCTGCCGGGCATGACCGAGACCAGTTTGCTGCCCAAGGCGGCGGCAGCGGCGGGCCTGGACTATGCCGCCCTCTGTCAACGCATGGTTGACCTGGCTTTGCGCCGCGCAGACGCCGCGGTTGCCGTGAGGACGAACGAAGTTTAA
- the ftsA gene encoding cell division protein FtsA, with product MSRSSVIVGLEIGTAKVVAVVGEMNAAGALNLIGIGQCASRGVRKGEIVDPVQAAEDVRVAIAEAEKNADVEIRSVCLGVTGGHIQGLTNRGVHQIVSVDRDITEEDVQQVIQNARAVVIPSSNAIIHTMRQDFTVDGQSGIPNPVRMLGSRLEVDVHVVHGNDNRIKTAMRVVQGLQLGLDGVAFNGLASALAVLSHEDKEMGSLVIDLGAGVTDYVVYAGGLCKHTGVLAVGGDHISNDLAIGLKVSLGRAEQLKIEYGSALTRPEWHGQNLSLETEHGLQMRTINLEHLNRIMALRIEEILQLIENDLAQAGWLDHLRRGVFLVGGGARIPGIQQLAEQIFQLPVYLGRNGSINSIQSTQDQPEFATAIGLVKYASIQQKRQPSLLERFRDTLSGLVARG from the coding sequence ATGTCTAGAAGCTCTGTCATCGTGGGTCTGGAGATCGGCACCGCCAAAGTGGTGGCCGTGGTGGGTGAGATGAATGCCGCCGGCGCCTTGAATCTGATTGGCATCGGCCAGTGCGCCTCACGCGGCGTGCGCAAGGGCGAGATCGTGGACCCGGTGCAGGCCGCCGAAGATGTGCGCGTGGCCATTGCCGAGGCGGAGAAAAACGCGGACGTCGAAATCCGCAGTGTATGTCTGGGCGTCACCGGCGGCCATATTCAGGGGCTGACCAACCGGGGGGTGCACCAGATCGTCTCGGTGGATCGGGACATCACCGAGGAGGACGTGCAGCAGGTGATTCAAAATGCGCGGGCGGTGGTCATTCCCTCCTCCAACGCCATCATCCACACCATGCGCCAGGATTTCACCGTGGACGGCCAGTCGGGCATTCCCAACCCCGTCCGCATGTTGGGCAGCCGGTTGGAGGTGGATGTGCACGTGGTGCACGGCAATGACAACCGCATCAAGACGGCCATGCGGGTGGTGCAGGGGTTGCAGCTCGGTTTGGATGGCGTGGCCTTCAACGGCCTCGCCTCCGCCCTGGCGGTGCTGAGCCACGAGGACAAGGAGATGGGATCTCTGGTCATTGACCTGGGGGCGGGGGTCACTGATTATGTGGTCTATGCGGGGGGATTGTGCAAACACACCGGCGTGCTGGCGGTGGGAGGCGACCACATCAGCAATGATCTGGCCATTGGCCTCAAGGTTTCGCTCGGGCGCGCCGAGCAACTGAAAATCGAGTATGGCAGCGCGCTCACCCGCCCCGAGTGGCACGGCCAGAACCTCTCGCTGGAGACGGAGCACGGCCTCCAGATGCGCACCATCAACCTTGAACACCTCAACCGCATCATGGCGTTGCGCATCGAGGAAATCCTGCAGCTCATCGAAAACGATCTGGCCCAGGCCGGCTGGCTGGACCATTTGCGCCGCGGCGTGTTCCTGGTGGGCGGAGGGGCGCGCATCCCCGGCATTCAACAACTGGCCGAGCAGATCTTTCAACTGCCGGTCTATCTGGGGCGCAACGGCTCGATCAACAGCATTCAATCCACCCAGGACCAGCCGGAGTTCGCCACCGCCATCGGCCTGGTCAAATACGCCTCCATTCAACAAAAACGGCAGCCCAGTCTGTTGGAGCGCTTCCGCGATACCTTGAGTGGATTGGTGGCGCGCGGGTGA